The genomic region TGATCGCAAGAGCATGCGCCTGTGCATGCTCCCTCGACAGCAGCTTTTCATAGGGAACATCGACATAGGTCGGGTCCCCCATGTGCGCGTCCTTGTCGATCGTCATTCTCTTCATGGCCTCAAAGAGGATGCGGACATGCTCGGCGCTGCTGTGCTGCATGGAGCCGACGTCGAACTCTTCCATGATGTGTAGCAGTTCCAGCATCGGGAAGCCCGAGCCGGGAGGAGGGGAGGTCGCAATTCGGTTGCCGCGATACTCGCCCCAGACAGGCACCATCCGCGACAACTCATACCTCGCCAGATCTTCCTGGTCGATCAGTCCGCCGTTGGACTTGAAATCAGCCGCGATCTCCTCGGCCAGTTCGCCGTGATAGAAAATGTCGGATCCACCGCTTCTTGCGATCCGCTCAAGCGTGTCCGCCATGTCCTTGTTGAAGAGAAGTTCACCGACGTTCTTCAACGATCCGTCCTCGTGGAAATAGACCCTTCGGCCGGTATCGGAAAAACGCAGCTTGTCGATCGTGTTGGCAAAACCGTCAGCCGACTGGTCCTTGGCCCAGTACCAATGCATGTGATTTCGGATCATGAAACCTTCGCGGGCAAGGCGGACGGCTGGCTTGATCAGGTCGCCCCAGTCGAATGTGCCGTAGTCCTTAAGAGCTGTCTCGTAACCCTTGAGCGAGCCCGGCGTGCAGACCGCGAGATAGCCGATATCCGAAATATTGCCGTCGAGTACGTAGCCGAAGCCGTCGCGGCTCTGATGCTTGATCTTGTCCAACCACATGTCCGGCGTCGCCTTCAGGGGCGCGCGGGCATAGAATTCGAGGACCTCGTGCACGCCCTTTCTTGGCATGTAGACGTGCATGGAGCCGAAGCCCCCGATTCCGGCCATCTGCGGATCGACCACGCCCTGGACGAAGGCGCAGGCGAGCGCCGCGTCGATGGCATTGCCGCCACGCTCAAGAACTTCCGCTCCGGCTTCGACCGCTTCCGGCTGTGGGGCTACAATGGTTGCAT from Rhizobium gallicum bv. gallicum R602sp harbors:
- the ggt gene encoding gamma-glutamyltransferase: MKNATIVAPQPEAVEAGAEVLERGGNAIDAALACAFVQGVVDPQMAGIGGFGSMHVYMPRKGVHEVLEFYARAPLKATPDMWLDKIKHQSRDGFGYVLDGNISDIGYLAVCTPGSLKGYETALKDYGTFDWGDLIKPAVRLAREGFMIRNHMHWYWAKDQSADGFANTIDKLRFSDTGRRVYFHEDGSLKNVGELLFNKDMADTLERIARSGGSDIFYHGELAEEIAADFKSNGGLIDQEDLARYELSRMVPVWGEYRGNRIATSPPPGSGFPMLELLHIMEEFDVGSMQHSSAEHVRILFEAMKRMTIDKDAHMGDPTYVDVPYEKLLSREHAQAHALAIKAGEIASVDRLERSQRDTTHISVIDKDGNAAAMTHTLGSPSGAITAGLGFMYNGTMSRFNPVPGKPGSIAPGKRRPSSAAPTIVFKDGKPSIVIGAPGGSYIAPAVAQCLMNMIDFDMSVLEAVSAPRIVGVSNTIDICNRIRHSVESDLQAQGYKVARSPQTYAFAAVHAIKIEGGVSKGAADPQRDGMAISVA